In Clostridium swellfunianum, a genomic segment contains:
- a CDS encoding 5-deoxy-glucuronate isomerase encodes MIIRQKEPFKTGYTPITSLDDKENKTQMDFGILILDKGMEEINSDNKERAYLLMSGEITLEWGNNKETFRRDSYFDEDPICLHLPAGELVKITGVSEKSEINITKTYNDIKFEAKLYTNKDYRVEEFGKGTMGETSTRICRTIFDFSTAPYANLVVGELINFPGKWSSYPPHYHPQPEIYLYKFDHEQGFGFSEFGEEVNKVKNNDAYIIDKEVTHAQVAAPGYAMYYIWVIRNLENNPFNERIYTPEHKWLLDKNTKIWPDR; translated from the coding sequence ATGATTATAAGACAGAAGGAACCATTTAAAACTGGTTATACTCCTATTACCAGTCTTGATGATAAGGAAAATAAAACCCAAATGGATTTTGGAATTCTAATATTGGATAAGGGTATGGAAGAGATAAATTCTGATAATAAGGAAAGAGCATATTTGCTCATGTCCGGAGAAATAACTTTAGAATGGGGAAACAATAAGGAAACCTTTAGAAGAGATTCATATTTTGATGAAGATCCAATTTGCCTTCATTTACCTGCGGGGGAATTGGTAAAAATAACAGGCGTATCCGAGAAATCAGAAATTAACATTACAAAGACATATAATGACATCAAGTTTGAAGCAAAGCTTTATACAAATAAAGATTACAGAGTTGAGGAATTTGGTAAGGGAACAATGGGAGAAACCTCAACAAGAATTTGCAGAACTATATTTGATTTTTCTACTGCACCTTATGCAAATCTTGTAGTTGGAGAGCTAATTAATTTCCCAGGAAAATGGTCAAGTTACCCACCTCATTATCATCCACAGCCGGAGATATATTTATATAAGTTCGACCATGAGCAGGGATTTGGTTTTTCAGAATTCGGTGAGGAAGTAAACAAGGTAAAAAACAATGATGCATATATAATTGATAAGGAAGTTACACACGCTCAGGTAGCAGCTCCAGGATATGCAATGTACTATATATGGGTAATAAGAAATTTAGAAAACAACCCATTTAATGAAAGAATTTATACACCAGAGCATAAATGGCTGCTTGATAAAAACACAAAAATTTGGCCTGATAGATAA
- a CDS encoding transketolase family protein, protein MNARLTENRVKEAKEMRAVYCETLMELAAENKDVVVLDADLMSSMGVAKFAKEYPERTFNVGIQEANMIGVAAGLSATGKIPFAHSFGPFATRRCFDQLFLSIGYAKNNVRVIGSDPGVTAAYNGGTHMPFEDMGIVRNIPTATILEPVDSVMLKDIMKQTAKLHGLFYIRLLRKNAVKIYEDGSTFQIGKGVTLKEGKDVTIIATGIMVEDALKAAEMLGKDGVSARVVNMFTIKPIDTELIAKCAKETGALVTVENHSVVNGLGSAVSEAVVENFPVPVERVGVKDRFGQVGPVDYLKETYGLTAEDICSSVKKVLARKNSLRL, encoded by the coding sequence ATGAATGCAAGATTAACTGAAAATAGAGTAAAAGAAGCTAAGGAAATGAGAGCTGTATACTGCGAAACATTAATGGAGCTTGCAGCTGAAAATAAAGATGTAGTTGTACTTGATGCAGACTTAATGAGCTCCATGGGAGTAGCTAAGTTTGCAAAGGAATATCCAGAGAGAACCTTCAACGTTGGTATTCAGGAAGCAAACATGATAGGAGTCGCGGCAGGACTTTCAGCAACAGGAAAAATTCCTTTTGCACATTCCTTTGGGCCCTTTGCTACAAGAAGATGCTTCGACCAGTTGTTCCTATCTATTGGTTATGCAAAGAATAATGTAAGGGTTATAGGCAGCGACCCTGGGGTTACAGCAGCCTATAACGGAGGAACTCATATGCCTTTTGAGGATATGGGTATAGTTAGAAATATACCAACTGCAACAATACTTGAACCAGTTGACTCAGTAATGCTTAAGGATATTATGAAGCAAACTGCAAAGCTTCATGGATTATTCTATATAAGACTTTTAAGAAAAAACGCAGTAAAGATTTATGAAGATGGTTCAACCTTTCAAATAGGAAAAGGTGTAACACTTAAAGAAGGGAAGGACGTAACTATTATAGCTACTGGAATTATGGTAGAAGATGCTCTAAAGGCAGCTGAAATGCTTGGAAAAGATGGAGTAAGCGCAAGAGTAGTTAACATGTTTACTATAAAGCCAATAGATACTGAACTAATAGCTAAGTGTGCCAAGGAAACAGGCGCCTTAGTAACTGTTGAAAACCATAGTGTAGTAAATGGCTTAGGCTCAGCAGTTTCAGAGGCAGTAGTAGAAAATTTTCCTGTACCAGTTGAAAGAGTGGGAGTTAAGGACAGATTTGGTCAAGTTGGACCTGTAGACTATTTAAAAGAAACCTATGGATTAACAGCTGAGGATATATGCAGCAGTGTTAAAAAAGTCCTTGCTAGAAAAAATAGCTTAAGGCTTTAG
- a CDS encoding transketolase: MNKIQELKKLAAEIRIETIRMIGHLGFGHIGGALSIADTLAVLYGEVMRYDVKNPKWADRDWLVCSKGHGGPAIYSSLAIKGFFPKEELLTLNTPGTHLPSHCDRNLTTGIDMTTGSLGQGSSLAVGVALGNRLSGRNSYTYLILGDGELQEGQIWEAVMFSAQKKLDNLIAFVDYNKKQLDGYTKDINDLGDVKAKFESFGWHGQEVDGSDVEQIINAIENAKAAKGQPSVIVLHTVKGKGAAFVENELSNHHMVVSKEKAEEAIKILQEELESMTINNCHVLQSNAEGMTIDNCHAL, encoded by the coding sequence ATGAATAAAATTCAAGAGCTAAAAAAATTAGCTGCTGAAATTAGGATAGAGACTATAAGAATGATTGGTCATCTTGGTTTTGGACATATAGGCGGAGCATTATCAATCGCAGATACTTTAGCTGTTTTATACGGTGAGGTAATGAGATACGATGTTAAGAACCCTAAGTGGGCAGATAGAGACTGGTTAGTTTGCTCAAAGGGACACGGCGGTCCAGCGATTTATTCTTCATTAGCAATTAAGGGTTTCTTCCCTAAAGAAGAACTACTAACTTTAAATACGCCAGGAACACATCTTCCAAGCCACTGTGACAGAAATCTTACAACTGGAATAGATATGACAACAGGATCACTTGGACAGGGTTCCTCACTTGCAGTAGGAGTTGCTTTAGGAAACAGACTTAGTGGAAGAAACAGCTATACTTATTTGATACTTGGCGACGGAGAACTTCAAGAAGGTCAAATATGGGAAGCAGTTATGTTCTCAGCGCAGAAGAAGCTTGATAACTTGATAGCTTTTGTTGACTATAACAAGAAGCAGTTAGACGGATATACAAAAGACATAAATGACCTGGGTGATGTCAAGGCAAAATTTGAATCCTTTGGATGGCATGGCCAAGAAGTAGATGGCTCAGATGTAGAACAAATAATTAATGCTATCGAAAATGCTAAGGCAGCAAAAGGACAGCCTTCAGTAATAGTACTTCATACAGTAAAAGGAAAAGGCGCTGCCTTCGTAGAAAACGAATTATCAAACCATCATATGGTAGTATCTAAGGAGAAAGCTGAGGAAGCTATAAAGATACTTCAAGAAGAGCTGGAAAGCATGACAATTAATAATTGTCATGTGCTCCAGAGCAATGCAGAAGGGATGACAATTGATAATTGTCATGCACTATAG
- a CDS encoding phosphoglycerate kinase, whose translation MDAKVTKIRSMDEFNYENKTVILRVDINSPINPETKKIMSDNRIKKSIPTIKYLIDRKAKLAIIAHQGDTLDYHNLIPLEEHAEKLSKLLNQEVKYIDDVCGLAAREAVKSLKPGEAILLGNLRYLSEEISSFEDVVKLEPKNMLNTYLIRSLAPLADYYVNDAFAAAHRNAPSMVAFQEVLPTAGGLLLEKEIQALVKVMEAPDRPNVFVLGGLKISDAFGMMEQVLENGSADKILACGVTGNIMLMAKGYDLGEKNAKFIKDRSLEVFIEPAKEYLRKYGHRITFPADLAFEKDGQRQEISVEELPANEMYLDIGSKTIEIFKDALKSAGTIFVNGPAGVYENKLFENGTKEIWNSIAKAEGYSVIGGGDTVSAAQHFIDTSKINYVCTAGGAMVRFLSGVKMPLIEAMKNAYDRKHI comes from the coding sequence ATGGATGCAAAAGTAACAAAAATAAGGTCTATGGATGAATTCAACTATGAAAATAAAACAGTAATACTTAGAGTAGATATTAACTCTCCAATAAATCCTGAGACTAAGAAAATAATGAGCGACAACAGAATTAAGAAGAGTATACCTACTATTAAGTACCTGATAGATAGGAAAGCAAAGCTAGCTATAATAGCTCACCAAGGAGATACTCTAGACTATCATAATTTGATTCCTCTAGAGGAGCATGCTGAAAAGCTTTCAAAACTGTTAAACCAAGAAGTTAAATATATCGATGATGTATGTGGACTTGCAGCACGAGAAGCTGTTAAGAGCTTAAAGCCAGGAGAAGCAATTCTCCTTGGCAATCTGAGATACTTATCAGAAGAGATATCAAGCTTCGAGGATGTAGTAAAGCTTGAGCCAAAGAATATGTTAAATACCTATCTTATAAGAAGCTTAGCTCCACTAGCTGATTACTATGTAAACGATGCCTTTGCGGCAGCACATAGAAATGCTCCTTCAATGGTAGCCTTTCAGGAAGTGCTTCCTACAGCAGGAGGACTTCTCTTAGAAAAAGAGATACAGGCTCTTGTGAAGGTTATGGAAGCACCAGATAGACCGAATGTATTTGTGCTTGGAGGACTAAAGATTTCTGACGCCTTCGGTATGATGGAGCAGGTTCTTGAGAATGGCTCTGCAGATAAGATACTTGCCTGTGGAGTTACTGGAAACATAATGCTTATGGCTAAGGGCTATGACCTTGGAGAAAAGAATGCAAAATTTATAAAGGATCGATCCCTAGAAGTATTTATTGAGCCAGCTAAGGAATATTTAAGAAAATATGGACACAGAATAACTTTTCCTGCAGATTTAGCCTTTGAAAAGGATGGGCAAAGACAGGAAATAAGTGTAGAGGAGCTTCCAGCTAATGAGATGTACTTGGATATTGGAAGCAAGACTATAGAAATATTCAAGGATGCTTTAAAGAGTGCAGGAACGATATTTGTTAACGGACCTGCAGGGGTTTATGAAAATAAACTTTTTGAAAACGGAACGAAGGAAATTTGGAACTCTATTGCAAAAGCTGAAGGCTACTCTGTAATAGGGGGCGGAGATACCGTAAGTGCAGCTCAGCACTTTATAGACACAAGCAAGATTAACTATGTATGTACAGCTGGCGGGGCTATGGTTAGATTCTTATCAGGAGTTAAGATGCCTTTGATAGAAGCTATGAAAAATGCCTACGACAGAAAACATATATAA
- a CDS encoding type II glyceraldehyde-3-phosphate dehydrogenase has translation MIKVGVVGYGVIGQRLADGVALQKDMELIGVADVSPTLAIRALKEKGMPYAFYNGMPENTAKFEELGIPVSGTLEELVQKVDVILDATSAGVGAKNKELYTKYNKKAIFQGGEKNSVADVFFHGYANYEKGLGKQFLKLTSCNTTGLIRAIDCLDREVGIEKVAITIIRRVADPGDYHRGLTNALQVDKAPSHQALDLMTIMPHIYATGILVHTPVTHGHIITVVATPKEEMTKDQIVAAFSKHPRIRVVRLEDGFLGNASLFRYARDLGNPRGDMYEIAVFEETIVNSGKDIMFAINIPQESVTIPETMDGIRAVMEAQTDSLEAVAETNKHLGLGKWMQK, from the coding sequence ATGATTAAAGTTGGAGTAGTAGGCTATGGAGTTATAGGACAGAGATTAGCAGATGGAGTAGCACTTCAAAAGGACATGGAGTTGATAGGTGTAGCAGACGTATCACCAACACTTGCAATAAGAGCCTTAAAGGAAAAAGGAATGCCTTACGCGTTCTATAATGGAATGCCAGAAAATACGGCTAAGTTTGAGGAGCTTGGAATTCCTGTTTCAGGCACATTAGAAGAATTAGTTCAAAAGGTTGACGTTATACTAGACGCAACAAGTGCAGGCGTAGGAGCTAAAAATAAAGAACTTTATACAAAGTATAACAAGAAAGCAATATTTCAAGGTGGAGAAAAGAACAGCGTAGCAGATGTATTCTTCCATGGTTATGCAAATTACGAAAAAGGACTTGGAAAGCAGTTCTTAAAGTTAACTTCCTGCAATACTACAGGACTTATAAGAGCAATTGACTGCTTGGATAGAGAAGTTGGAATTGAAAAGGTAGCTATTACAATTATAAGACGTGTGGCTGACCCAGGAGACTACCACAGAGGATTAACAAATGCATTGCAGGTAGATAAGGCACCAAGCCATCAAGCTTTAGACCTTATGACAATAATGCCTCATATATATGCAACAGGGATATTAGTTCATACCCCTGTAACTCATGGACATATAATTACAGTTGTTGCAACTCCTAAGGAAGAAATGACTAAGGATCAAATAGTAGCAGCCTTCTCAAAGCACCCAAGAATTAGAGTTGTTAGACTTGAAGACGGTTTCCTTGGAAATGCTTCCTTATTCAGATATGCTAGAGACCTTGGTAACCCAAGAGGAGACATGTATGAGATAGCTGTATTTGAAGAGACAATAGTTAACTCAGGAAAAGACATTATGTTTGCTATAAACATTCCACAAGAGTCAGTGACAATTCCAGAAACAATGGACGGAATTAGAGCAGTTATGGAAGCTCAAACTGACAGTCTTGAAGCAGTAGCAGAAACTAATAAGCATTTGGGGTTAGGAAAATGGATGCAAAAGTAA
- a CDS encoding NAD(P)-dependent malic enzyme: MDLRERALKMHKDYEGKIALQCKVPLKTREDMTLAYTPGVAEPCLEIEKDYSKIYDYTSKGNLVAVVTNGTAVLGLGDIGAGAGMPVMEGKAVLFKAFAGVDAFPICLDTKDVDKIIETVKLMEPTFGGINLEDIKAPECFEIEDRLKEICDIPIFHDDQHGTAVVTAAAMINAIKLTNKKAESLKVVVNGAGAAGTAVTKLLLSMGVKDIVVCDRKGAISKDNPKLDSVKGRLAEITNPELRKGPLADVIKGTDVFIGVSAPGSLTTEMVKTMNKDSMIFAMANPVPEIYPEEAKAGGARVIGTGRSDFPNQINNVLAFPGIFRGALDVWASQINEEMKIAAAEAIANVISEKELNEDYIIPQVFDERVAPRVAAAVAEAAIKTGVARRKDITPEWVFNHTKQLTNSK; the protein is encoded by the coding sequence ATGGATTTAAGAGAAAGAGCCTTAAAAATGCATAAAGACTATGAAGGTAAAATAGCGCTTCAATGCAAGGTCCCATTAAAAACTAGAGAGGATATGACCCTTGCATACACGCCAGGGGTAGCAGAGCCTTGTTTGGAAATAGAAAAGGACTACAGCAAAATATATGATTATACTTCAAAAGGAAACCTGGTAGCAGTTGTTACTAATGGAACAGCAGTATTAGGATTAGGAGACATTGGAGCAGGAGCTGGAATGCCAGTTATGGAAGGAAAAGCAGTATTGTTTAAAGCCTTTGCGGGCGTAGATGCTTTTCCAATATGCCTAGATACTAAAGATGTAGACAAAATAATTGAAACAGTAAAACTTATGGAGCCAACCTTTGGTGGAATTAACCTTGAAGATATTAAAGCTCCAGAGTGTTTTGAAATTGAAGACAGATTGAAGGAAATATGTGATATTCCAATTTTTCACGATGACCAGCATGGAACAGCAGTAGTTACTGCAGCAGCTATGATAAATGCAATTAAGCTTACAAACAAAAAAGCTGAAAGTTTAAAGGTTGTTGTTAATGGTGCAGGAGCGGCTGGAACAGCAGTGACAAAGCTTCTTTTATCCATGGGAGTTAAGGATATAGTGGTATGTGATAGAAAAGGTGCTATATCAAAAGACAACCCAAAGCTAGACAGTGTAAAGGGAAGGCTAGCAGAAATAACAAATCCAGAACTGAGAAAAGGCCCATTAGCTGATGTTATTAAAGGAACAGATGTATTTATAGGAGTTTCAGCACCAGGTTCATTAACAACTGAAATGGTAAAGACCATGAATAAGGATAGCATGATCTTCGCTATGGCAAACCCAGTTCCAGAGATATATCCAGAGGAGGCAAAAGCAGGGGGAGCAAGAGTTATCGGCACAGGACGTTCAGACTTTCCAAATCAAATCAATAACGTACTTGCTTTCCCGGGGATTTTTAGAGGAGCTCTTGATGTGTGGGCAAGCCAAATTAATGAGGAAATGAAGATAGCAGCTGCTGAGGCTATAGCTAATGTTATAAGCGAGAAAGAACTTAACGAAGATTATATAATTCCACAAGTTTTTGATGAAAGAGTTGCACCTAGAGTTGCTGCTGCAGTTGCTGAAGCTGCAATAAAAACTGGTGTAGCGCGAAGAAAGGATATAACACCTGAATGGGTATTCAATCATACAAAACAGTTAACTAATAGCAAATAA
- a CDS encoding LacI family DNA-binding transcriptional regulator: MPITIRDIAKLAGVSHATVSRSLNNSPLVAEETRKKINELAQSLGFQFNANARSLSTNKSGTICIIYPEANDEQVVSMYYSSLINQLRDSLEKVGIDIIVTFPRNNFTGESNIKRLIVSRKIDGIMIVHPNLVDVDEQVLHFIEMSKVPYVFLHHYPSYARENTVDAIYTDHVRGGYLATEHLTKLGHKNIACITSFNQSKSTEFIQRTEGYKAALSSYGIPFDNDLIFNGNRDILSGYNIIKENMDKLLSKSVTAIFAQTDLMAIGVMEALRELGYSIPEDFSVVGYDDIELVKSFKPNLTTIHQPREEIAFLGCERLIDLINGKKKKKTINIMLQPKLIVRESTKNLI, from the coding sequence ATGCCAATTACAATTAGAGATATTGCAAAACTTGCTGGTGTAAGCCATGCAACTGTATCGCGAAGTCTAAATAACAGTCCTCTTGTTGCAGAGGAAACTCGGAAAAAGATAAATGAACTTGCTCAAAGTTTAGGTTTTCAGTTTAACGCAAATGCCAGGAGTTTAAGTACAAATAAATCTGGGACAATCTGCATTATTTATCCTGAAGCAAATGATGAACAAGTAGTTAGCATGTACTATTCATCTCTTATTAATCAGTTAAGGGATAGCCTTGAAAAAGTTGGTATAGATATAATAGTTACATTTCCAAGAAATAATTTTACCGGCGAAAGCAACATAAAAAGACTTATAGTAAGCAGGAAAATTGACGGGATTATGATTGTGCATCCTAACTTGGTCGATGTGGACGAGCAGGTTCTGCACTTTATTGAAATGTCTAAGGTGCCTTATGTATTTCTTCACCACTATCCTAGCTATGCACGTGAGAATACAGTTGATGCTATCTATACCGATCACGTAAGGGGAGGATATTTAGCAACAGAGCATTTAACAAAGCTAGGACATAAAAATATTGCTTGTATTACCTCCTTTAACCAGTCAAAGTCAACTGAGTTTATACAAAGAACAGAGGGGTATAAAGCGGCACTCAGCAGCTACGGTATACCGTTTGACAATGATCTGATTTTTAATGGAAACAGAGATATATTGTCTGGCTACAACATTATTAAGGAGAATATGGATAAGCTCTTGAGTAAATCGGTAACTGCAATATTCGCGCAAACAGACTTAATGGCAATAGGGGTAATGGAAGCCTTAAGGGAGCTTGGATACAGCATTCCAGAAGATTTTTCCGTAGTGGGCTATGATGATATAGAGCTTGTAAAAAGCTTTAAACCAAATCTTACAACAATACATCAGCCGAGAGAGGAAATTGCTTTTCTAGGCTGCGAAAGGCTGATTGATCTTATAAACGGCAAGAAAAAAAAGAAAACAATAAATATAATGCTTCAGCCAAAACTTATTGTAAGAGAGTCTACTAAAAATCTTATATAG
- a CDS encoding ABC transporter permease: MSKVETTTLKTERFQISDKKSTKDIINQFGSLLGLVMLCIALAFASEKFFTLTNIMNIARQSAINSLISVGMLLAILTAGIDLSVGSILALSTCLMGVAIIKWNINPFLAMGLCLITGAGLGFLNGIMLTKLKLPHPFISTLGTKNIARGLALILTAASPLSGFPKSVQYLGAAFIGPIPVSFILVIIVFIAFSIFLNRSAQGRYIYAVGGNPEAAKLSGINVSYTLVLVYVLCGTMAALGGIVLTGRVNATFPLAGLDYDLDAIAACIIGGASFMGGSGTVWGTLIGAMIMAVLRNGLNLLGVSADLQTIAIGAVIIGAVYVDVLRRQASNKAKTQAI; the protein is encoded by the coding sequence ATGAGTAAAGTTGAAACTACAACCTTAAAGACAGAAAGATTTCAAATATCAGATAAAAAATCTACTAAGGATATAATAAATCAATTTGGTTCGTTACTTGGCTTAGTGATGTTATGTATTGCGCTTGCTTTTGCTTCAGAAAAGTTCTTTACATTGACTAATATCATGAACATTGCAAGGCAATCGGCTATCAACAGCCTAATTTCAGTAGGTATGCTTCTAGCAATATTAACCGCTGGTATAGACCTTTCGGTAGGTTCAATATTAGCTCTGTCAACTTGTTTAATGGGTGTTGCAATAATAAAATGGAACATCAATCCGTTCTTGGCTATGGGATTATGTCTCATAACCGGTGCAGGTTTAGGTTTTTTAAACGGAATTATGCTAACAAAGCTTAAGCTTCCTCATCCATTCATATCAACACTTGGTACAAAAAATATAGCTAGAGGCCTTGCACTTATATTAACAGCTGCATCACCGCTATCCGGTTTCCCAAAATCAGTTCAGTATTTAGGAGCAGCTTTTATAGGCCCAATACCTGTAAGTTTTATTTTAGTTATAATTGTATTTATAGCATTTTCTATTTTTCTAAACAGAAGTGCTCAGGGAAGATATATATACGCAGTTGGAGGAAATCCGGAAGCTGCAAAGCTATCTGGTATTAATGTAAGCTATACTCTAGTTCTTGTATATGTATTGTGCGGAACTATGGCTGCTTTAGGTGGAATTGTTCTTACTGGAAGAGTAAACGCTACATTCCCTCTAGCTGGCCTTGACTATGATCTAGATGCAATAGCAGCTTGTATCATAGGTGGAGCATCCTTCATGGGCGGCTCGGGTACGGTATGGGGAACTCTAATAGGTGCAATGATTATGGCTGTTTTAAGAAATGGTCTTAATCTTCTTGGAGTATCAGCTGATCTGCAGACTATTGCAATTGGAGCTGTTATTATCGGAGCTGTTTATGTAGATGTATTAAGAAGACAAGCATCAAATAAAGCAAAGACACAAGCAATTTAA
- a CDS encoding sugar ABC transporter ATP-binding protein, with product MQPFLELKGVSKVFPGVRALDSIDLDIYPGEVHGLVGENGAGKSTLIKILTGAHKNEAGKILIEGKEIQLNGPRDAMKHGITSIYQELNIVKQLSVAENVFLGREIKNGNGKGLLNINEMRKKSAELLAELGQNIDTRMNVAKLGIGQQQMIEIAKALSIKTKLLIMDEPTSSLTDREVKELLRTVKELKGKGIAVVYISHRLDEVIEICDRVTVMRDGRKIETLPIEKVKIDGLIKLMVGRNLNHQYPKIEANPSEEALRVEKLRKLGVFEDVSFKVRRGEIVGFSGLVGAGRTEVMRAIFGVDEYDSGEVFINGKKAEITCPKDAMKHGIAFLTEDRKGQGLVLDNTIEFNTNIASYDKNSPGTLLDLKRLKKLTNEKIKKLNINPPSESFIVRQLSGGNQQKVVIAKWLNTQADIFIFDEPTRGIDVGAKVEVYNVLNSLVEQNCAVIIVSSELPEILGMSDRIYVMHEGKITAEIARKDANQENIMLAASGEN from the coding sequence ATGCAGCCATTTTTGGAGTTAAAAGGAGTGTCGAAGGTTTTTCCAGGGGTTAGAGCTTTAGATTCTATTGATTTAGATATTTATCCAGGCGAAGTGCATGGACTTGTTGGTGAAAATGGAGCAGGTAAGTCAACCTTAATAAAGATACTTACTGGCGCACATAAAAATGAAGCAGGAAAGATACTTATAGAAGGCAAGGAAATACAACTTAATGGCCCAAGAGATGCAATGAAACACGGTATAACATCTATTTATCAAGAACTTAATATTGTTAAGCAACTTTCTGTGGCAGAAAATGTGTTTCTTGGAAGAGAGATTAAAAATGGTAATGGAAAAGGGCTTTTAAATATTAATGAAATGAGAAAAAAATCTGCTGAGCTTTTAGCAGAGCTCGGACAAAACATAGATACAAGAATGAACGTTGCTAAATTAGGAATAGGGCAGCAGCAGATGATAGAAATAGCTAAGGCACTTAGCATTAAGACAAAGCTTTTAATTATGGATGAACCTACTTCTAGCTTAACAGACAGGGAAGTGAAGGAACTTTTAAGAACTGTAAAAGAGCTAAAGGGCAAGGGAATAGCAGTAGTATATATATCTCATAGACTCGATGAGGTAATAGAAATATGCGATAGAGTTACTGTAATGCGAGATGGAAGAAAGATAGAAACTCTGCCAATCGAAAAGGTTAAGATAGATGGATTAATTAAGCTTATGGTTGGACGTAATTTGAATCATCAGTATCCCAAGATAGAAGCAAACCCTTCAGAAGAAGCGTTAAGAGTTGAAAAGTTACGCAAATTAGGAGTGTTTGAAGACGTATCCTTTAAGGTTAGAAGAGGTGAAATAGTAGGCTTTTCAGGGCTTGTTGGGGCGGGAAGAACAGAAGTTATGAGAGCTATCTTTGGGGTAGATGAATATGATTCAGGAGAAGTTTTTATAAATGGAAAGAAAGCCGAAATAACTTGCCCCAAAGATGCTATGAAACATGGAATAGCGTTTTTAACAGAGGATAGAAAGGGACAAGGTTTAGTGCTTGATAATACAATAGAATTCAATACGAATATAGCTTCATATGATAAAAATTCACCAGGAACTCTTCTAGATTTAAAAAGGCTAAAGAAGCTAACAAATGAAAAGATTAAAAAGCTAAATATAAATCCTCCCTCAGAAAGTTTTATAGTAAGACAGCTAAGCGGAGGAAACCAGCAGAAGGTTGTTATAGCTAAGTGGCTTAATACTCAAGCGGATATTTTCATATTTGATGAGCCCACAAGAGGAATTGACGTTGGGGCAAAGGTTGAAGTTTATAACGTTTTAAATTCACTTGTAGAGCAAAATTGTGCGGTAATAATAGTTTCATCAGAGCTTCCTGAAATACTTGGAATGAGCGATAGAATCTATGTTATGCATGAAGGTAAGATAACAGCAGAAATAGCTAGAAAAGATGCAAATCAAGAAAATATAATGCTTGCAGCATCAGGTGAAAATTAA
- a CDS encoding sugar ABC transporter substrate-binding protein, which yields MRKNLLKVLSLAAISALLVGSLAGCSKSGGTSTSGQQSTASKETRIAVVLKAVNSDYWKIVKAGAEDAGKALGVKVDVLGPNAETDIAGQTSIMEDQIVKKVSALVVAPSQPSAATATFDKADQGKIPVLLIDTNANWDKKKSFIGTGNLAGGEVGGKFIAGKLQKGDEVVILRGALGDGTHDERTNGAKKAMEDAGLKVVAVQPANSDRNMAMSVMENLIQTYPNVKAVFCSNDEMALGASRALIQGGKKNVITVGFDGSPDALKAIKAGELTASVAQSPYNIGKFGVEAAVKVAKGESIDARIDTGTSMITSENVDKAQADLNKILGK from the coding sequence ATGAGAAAAAACTTATTAAAGGTACTTAGCCTGGCAGCTATTTCTGCATTATTGGTAGGTTCATTAGCTGGCTGCAGTAAGTCAGGGGGAACAAGCACAAGCGGACAACAGTCAACAGCATCCAAGGAAACTAGAATAGCAGTTGTATTAAAGGCTGTAAACAGCGACTACTGGAAAATAGTTAAGGCTGGAGCTGAAGATGCTGGAAAGGCATTAGGAGTTAAAGTAGATGTACTTGGACCAAATGCTGAAACTGACATAGCAGGACAGACTTCTATAATGGAAGACCAAATAGTTAAGAAGGTATCTGCTTTAGTAGTAGCTCCTTCACAGCCAAGTGCTGCAACAGCTACCTTTGATAAAGCAGATCAAGGAAAAATCCCAGTTCTTCTTATAGATACAAATGCTAATTGGGATAAGAAGAAATCCTTTATAGGTACAGGAAACCTTGCAGGTGGAGAGGTTGGTGGAAAGTTTATAGCAGGAAAACTTCAAAAGGGTGATGAGGTTGTCATTTTAAGAGGAGCTCTTGGTGATGGAACACACGATGAGCGTACAAATGGAGCTAAGAAGGCCATGGAAGATGCTGGTCTTAAGGTTGTGGCTGTACAACCAGCAAACAGTGACAGAAATATGGCTATGTCAGTTATGGAAAATCTAATTCAAACTTATCCAAATGTTAAAGCGGTATTCTGCTCAAACGATGAAATGGCTTTAGGTGCTAGCAGAGCTTTAATACAAGGTGGCAAGAAGAATGTTATAACTGTAGGCTTTGACGGTTCACCAGATGCTTTAAAGGCTATAAAGGCAGGAGAACTTACTGCTTCAGTTGCACAAAGTCCATACAACATTGGTAAATTCGGTGTAGAGGCAGCAGTTAAGGTTGCTAAGGGAGAGAGCATTGATGCAAGAATTGACACTGGAACATCGATGATTACAAGCGAGAATGTTGATAAGGCTCAAGCAGACTTAAATAAAATACTAGGAAAATAA